Proteins encoded by one window of Xiphophorus couchianus chromosome 13, X_couchianus-1.0, whole genome shotgun sequence:
- the LOC114156400 gene encoding homocysteine-responsive endoplasmic reticulum-resident ubiquitin-like domain member 2 protein — MDQGVVDSPVILVIKAPNQKYDDQTINCYQNWTVEKLKAHLSDVYPSKPSSKDQRLVYSGKLLLDHLTLKDVLRKQDEYHMLHLVCASRTPPSSPKPPRSRGNKPQESAAGPTVSQSSNSAGQEAAGESSDWLRQQAGAFPYHHMYSQFMHSWNHQMTTAPINTPSYYAPMTLMWWQQLYARQYYMHYQLLAASSHLLRPDQPSAQSSQSDPLSQRPQAGRHGNPEVQMNAQGGEILNEEELNRDWLDWVYTFSRAAILLSIVYFYSSFSRFVMVMMAMLVLYLHQAGWFPFNLENELQLPGDRPNQEEMEAELQNQDLQEADGVNDDASDDDGESGEEGAEDPNSAPNAGFLSSTWSFIITFFMSLIPEGPQNVAN; from the exons ATGGATCAAGGTGTTGTGGACAGTCCTGTCATCCTCGTTATCAAGGCACCGAACCAGAAGTACGATGACCAGACAATCAACTGCTACCAGAACTGGACCGTGGAAAAGCTCAAAGCCCACTTGTCTGATGTGTACCCTAGCAAACCA AGCTCCAAAGACCAGAGGCTGGTTTATTCTGGGAAACTGCTTCTGGATCACCTCACCCTAAAAGACGTCCTTCGGAAG CAGGATGAGTACCATATGCTCCATCTGGTGTGTGCCTCCAGAACCCCTCCCAGCTCCCCGAAGCCGCCCCGCAGCCGCGGTAACAAGCCTCAGGAGAGCGCCGCCGGTCCCACG GTCTCTCAGAGTTCTAATAGTGCTGGTCAGGAGGCTGCAGGAGAGAGCAGCGATTGGCTGAGACAGCAGGCTGGAGCCTTCCCCTACCACCACATGTATTCACAATTTATGCATAG cTGGAATCATCAAATGACAACAGCCCCCATAAACACGCCCTCCTACTACGCCCCCATGACTTTGATGTGGTGGCAGCAGCTGTATGCAAGACAGTACTACATGCACTA CCAGTTACTGGCTGCTTCGTCTCACCTCCTCCGACCCGACCAGCCCTCCGCTCAGTCCAGCCAGTCCGACCCTCTGAGCCAACGACCGCAGGCGGGTCGCCACGGAAACCCGGAAGTCCAGATGAACGCTCAGGGAGGGGAGATCTTGAACGAGGAGGAGCTCAACAGGGATTGGCTGGACTGGGTCTACACGTTTTCTCGCGCTGCCATCTTGCTCAGTATAGTCTACTTCTATTCCTCCTTCAGCCGTTTTGTCATGGTGATGATGGCCATGCTGGTGCTCTATCT CCACCAGGCCGGCTGGTTTCCCTTCAACCTGGAAAACGAGCTGCAGCTCCCGGGAGACCGGCCCAATCAGGAAGAAATGGAGGCAGAACTACAAAACCAGGATTTACAAGAAGCG GACGGAGTGAACGATGACGCCTCAGACGACGACGGGGAGAGCGGAGAGGAAGGAGCGGAGGATCCTAACAGCGCCCCTAACGCCGGCTTCTTGTCCTCCACATGGTCCTTCATCATTACGTTCTTCATGTCGCTAATCCCCGAAGGGCCACAGAACGTTGCTAACTGA